The genome window CCCGGAACTTCGGGTGGGCGGCGGTGCGTCGCGGCCTAGCTGTCGTCGGTAGATTGAGTCTCGTCCTTGGGTTCTTTGAGTTCGCCATCGCAAGGGTCCCCGCCGTGCCCATGCTCAGGCAGAACATAGCAGGCCTGGCCCTGTGAGTCTCGGCCCTTGATGAGAGTCGCTTCGTATCCACAAATGCTGCATTTTCCCGACGGCATCCATGATACCTCCTGTGTGTGTGCTTACGACTTGGATATGTTAGCACTTTTGAGTGATCCGGTCAACGATACCGGCTTCATATTGTGGAATTTATTTAGCTTTGATAAGATCAAGTAAACTCAAGTTAGGAGATGTTTTTTATGTCCGAGAAAAAAGTTTTTGTGACAACAGCAATCGATTATGTAAATGCTAAGCCGCATATTGGCCATGCTTTGGAAAAGATTCAAGCCGATGTTCTTGTTCGCTGGAATCGTGATTCTCTTCGCAACAGCACTTATTTTCTGTCTGGAACCGATGAAAATGGGCTCAAGAACGTCCAAACTGCAAAAGCCGAAAATATGCCGGTGAAGAAATATGTTGATAGAAATTCAACTTATTTTACTGCGCTTAAGTCGATGCTAAATCTTACATATGATCAGTTTATTCGTACAACAGAGGCAAAACATTTTGAAGGATCACAAAAATTGTGGAAAGCGTTCAAGCCGGAGGACATCTGCAAGAAAAAGTATAAAGGCTTATATTGTGTAGGTTGTGAGGAATTTAAGACAGAGAAGGATCTTGTCGATGGCAAGTGCCCCGAGCACAATTGCCCGCCCGAAGCTGTGGAAGAGGAAAATTACTTTTTTAAGTTATCGAATTACCAAGAGCAAATTCTTGATCTGATTAGGACTGATAAAGTAAAAATTTTGCCGGAATACAGGAAAAATGAGGTTATCAACTTCATCGAATCGGGATTAAACGATCTTTCAATCTCCCGATCTGCCGAGCGGGTAGAAAATTGGGGCGTTCCAGTGCCCGGTGACGATTCCCAAATCATGTATGTCTGGATCGATGCGCTCGCCAATTACATTACGGCGCTCGATTACGACAAAAACGGCGAACTGTTTGAAAAATACTGGTTAAATGGCAATGAGCGAATTCATATAGTAGGCAAGGGGATTCTACGTTTTCATGCAATTTATTGGATCGCGATGTTGCTCTCGGCTGGTCTGCCGTTGCCAACGGCTGTGCTATCACATGAATATTTGACGATCAATGGCAAGAAAATTTCCAAGTCTCTTGGCAATGTCATTAATCCGGAGGAAGTGGTTGAAAAATATGGCGTCGACGGTGCGCGTTACGTTCTTCTGACATCACTTCCATGGAGCAAGGATGGCGATATAACCTGGGAGAGGATGAGCGAGAAATATGCTTCCGATCTTTCAAACAACATCGGAAATCTGGTTCAGCGAACGATTGCGATGATCAAGAAATACGATGTGAAAGTCGAAAGTCCCGAGTCGAAAGTCCATAAAGTCGAAGGTGAGGACAATAACTTTTTTAATGAGTCAGAATTCAAAGAAGAGATCGAATCGTTGAAGATGGAGTTGGCTCTGAAGCGAGTTATTGCTTCTGCCCAATCGCTAAACCAATACATCGATGAAAATAAGCCCTGGTCCCTTGCAAAAACCGACATGGAAAAGTGTACCGAGGTTTTAAATAATGTCCGAGATAATCTAATTTATCTTTCAGATTTTATAATGCCATTTATGCCTGAAGCAGGGAAAGGGATGAAAAAGCAGCTCGAAACTTTGGAACCAGAGCCGCTATTTCCGCGCATCGAGAAATAAATTGAGTGTTCCCCCTTCGCCCTTTGGGCTTCGGAGGGACGAAACAAACTATTATATAATCAATGTGTTTCGGAGGGTTAATGCTCGAAGCAGTTATCGCTTCAATTGGATATGCGGGGGGAGTCGTTGCAGATAAAATCATTTTGTGCCGGCACAGAGTTCCGGTACTCCGATTCATTCCGTTGCTTTTCATTTGGCTTGCAATTATTTCCGCAATATTCTTACCGCTTTATGGATCGATCAATTGGAATGGCCTTTTGACTGCACAATATATTATTCTCTTTATCTTGCTCATTGTGGTTGCGGTGACCTGGAATATTTTTTATTACAAAGGAATTCAAAAAGAGGAGATTCACGAGTTTGAACTCATTATGCTCTTATCTCCGCTGGTTACGATTCTTCTTGCCACGATATTTTTGCCAAAGGAGCGCGATTGGACAATATTCGTCGCCGCGGTTGTCGCTTCGGGAGCTCTTCTTGCTACGAGATTTCGCCATCACCATATGAAAATAGGCCGGACGGCTTGGCAAACAATGTTGGCAATGGTGCTCATGTCGGCAGAATCAATATTTATCAAGGAAATGCTTGCGGTGATGTCACCAGTTACCCTCTATTTCATCCGGACTGCAATAGTCGGGTTGGTTTTCTTGATCGCATACCGGCCAAAATTGTTCTCAATGCCGAGAACCGCTTACGGGCTGACGATAATCTCAGCGATTTTTGGCGTGGTCCAAATGGTCTTGAAATTTTACGGATTCGATTCGCTCGGAGTTGTCGAGACGACCATGATTTTGGTTCTTGGCCCATTTCTTGTGTATTTTGCTTCATCCTATTATTTCAAAGAGCAGCTTTATAAACGCGATATTTTTGCTGCAGTAATCGTGATACTTTGCATCTTATTTGTGACATTCAAAAACAGCTTTTTGTAAAAAACGGAGCTATCAGTTATTAACTTTTGAGTTAAATTATGTATATCGACACGCATGCACATTTGGATTTTCCAGAATATAAGGCCGAAGTCACTGCTGTTTTGGGCAGGGCGAAAGAGTCGGGAGTCGGGAAAATAATAAATGTTGGAGTAGATTTTGCTACGAGCAAAAAATCGGTCGAAATCGCACGACAGAATCCGGAGGTTTATGCGGCAATCGGCCTGCATCCGGATTCGGCAGGGGATCTGGATATGGAAACAAGA of Patescibacteria group bacterium contains these proteins:
- a CDS encoding DMT family transporter; amino-acid sequence: MLEAVIASIGYAGGVVADKIILCRHRVPVLRFIPLLFIWLAIISAIFLPLYGSINWNGLLTAQYIILFILLIVVAVTWNIFYYKGIQKEEIHEFELIMLLSPLVTILLATIFLPKERDWTIFVAAVVASGALLATRFRHHHMKIGRTAWQTMLAMVLMSAESIFIKEMLAVMSPVTLYFIRTAIVGLVFLIAYRPKLFSMPRTAYGLTIISAIFGVVQMVLKFYGFDSLGVVETTMILVLGPFLVYFASSYYFKEQLYKRDIFAAVIVILCILFVTFKNSFL
- the metG gene encoding methionine--tRNA ligase, with the protein product MSEKKVFVTTAIDYVNAKPHIGHALEKIQADVLVRWNRDSLRNSTYFLSGTDENGLKNVQTAKAENMPVKKYVDRNSTYFTALKSMLNLTYDQFIRTTEAKHFEGSQKLWKAFKPEDICKKKYKGLYCVGCEEFKTEKDLVDGKCPEHNCPPEAVEEENYFFKLSNYQEQILDLIRTDKVKILPEYRKNEVINFIESGLNDLSISRSAERVENWGVPVPGDDSQIMYVWIDALANYITALDYDKNGELFEKYWLNGNERIHIVGKGILRFHAIYWIAMLLSAGLPLPTAVLSHEYLTINGKKISKSLGNVINPEEVVEKYGVDGARYVLLTSLPWSKDGDITWERMSEKYASDLSNNIGNLVQRTIAMIKKYDVKVESPESKVHKVEGEDNNFFNESEFKEEIESLKMELALKRVIASAQSLNQYIDENKPWSLAKTDMEKCTEVLNNVRDNLIYLSDFIMPFMPEAGKGMKKQLETLEPEPLFPRIEK